Proteins found in one Artemia franciscana chromosome 13, ASM3288406v1, whole genome shotgun sequence genomic segment:
- the LOC136034301 gene encoding polyhomeotic-like protein 2: MGTRKNIKIHRPPSKLDEATAEPSVNNEVPKNFNGSLDFKYSPSPFELKVSDDECTPSPTCPDLGPPISGFSLVKEELKNDKDTPNMPSDEVSNPVKWTCNDVYDYFVKVGFKREAETFKEEEVNGITLLVMHRSDLVKGLGLKIGPSVEIFRHILKMQSKFNNE, translated from the exons atgggcacacgtaaaaacattaaaattcatcGTCCTCCCAGCAAACTTGACG AGGCCACCGCGGAGCCCAGTGTAAACAATGAAGTACCAAAAAACTTCAATGGAAGCCTAGACTTTAAATACAGCCCCAGTCCATTTGAATTGAAAGTTTCAGACGATGAATGTACTCCTAGTCCAACTTGTCCTGATCTTG GACCACCCATCTCTGGCTTTTCGTTGGTAAAGGAGGAGCTGAAGAATGATAAGGATACACCTAATATGCCTAGCGATGAAGTTTCTAATCCTGTAAAATGGACATGTAATGATGTGTATGACTACTTTGTTAAAGTTGGATTCAAAAGAGAGGCTGAGACTTTTAAAGAAGAA gaAGTTAACGGAATCACCTTACTGGTCATGCATAGGTCTGATTTGGTCAAAGGATTGGGTTTAAAAATTGGACCTTCTGTTGAAATATTTCGccatattttgaaaatgcaGAGCAAATTCAACAATGAATAG